From the Kiritimatiellia bacterium genome, the window CGACCCTGAAAATGGTTGAAAATATGGACATTGGAAAACTGCAGGAAAACTGGGCATACGACCGCCAGATATTCTGCGGCCTGGCGCCGGTTACGGTTGCCATCCGGTTCGCGGCCGCGCAGGGATGCGCAAAAGGCACGGCATTAAAATACGAGAACAGCGGCGACGCCCATCCCGAAAGCCGGGGACAGTGGGTGGTCGGCTATGGCGCGGTCGTGTTCATTGCGCCGGACCGGTTTTAATGCGGATTTTTCCGCCGGCGGGTTGAAAATTCCGGCGCTTCCCTGATGCATTGGCCGAGGATTTTCATTGCCTGGAGGAAATGCCGTTTGCTTTCCGGCTCGTATTCCGGCCGGATTTCATCGGTTTTCAAGCCGACATCTTTCCAGCCTTCGGCGGCCAAATCATCCGGCGGCAGGGCCAACTGGTCCCAGTTGTGAAACAGTTTGCCCCAGTCGCTTTGCAGCGCTGTTTGCAGGAGTTTGCGGTGGGAGGGATACCAGTAAAAATCGTGGTAAAGGACGCTGGCAATGTAAGACCAGGGGGCCAGAAAAGTCTTCAGCGACCATTCCAACGGCTTTTTCAAAGGCCCCCAGTAAATTTTATGCTGCATTCTGCTGGCAAAAGTCATTTTTCTGAACGGGCCGGAGAAATGCCAGTTCTCCCGGGCCGCCTCAAGGTCGCCCCGGATTTCAATATCGGCCGGATTGCCGCAGCCCAGCCCTTTTTCATGCGCGAGGCGAATGAACTTGATGTCGCGCAGGGGATCAAAACCCATCAGCTTGGCGGCCACGGCGTCAATGGCAACCTGGTCGGCGGAGGCCAGGATAATGTTTTTTGAGAGGGGCGTCATGCACCTTGGACCGGGGCCGTCGCCGGCGAAGGCGCCGTCCATGACCGCGAAAATACCGCTGTGTATTTTTTGCTGGATCATGAGCAGGTCAACCAGTGTTTCGTGAATCACGGGATGGGTCCAGTGGCGTTTTTCATTCAGCAGTCCGCCGAAGGCGTTTTTCATGGCGCCGGTGGTCGTTGTGAAGACATGGGTTTTGACGGTTGGCAGGTGAATGATGTTTTCGCCGATGAACGATTTCGGGATATGGAACCCGTCGGGATAAACCCTGTTCAGGACAAGAAACTTGTCGGCCAGGACGCCGACGGCGTCTCTTACGTTAATCCATTCAATGCCTTCGTCGTATAGATGTGTATTGGCAAGGTTGTGGGCCTGGACGACGTTGATCTGCTTGTTTTTGCGTTCACCGAGCCGGGCGTCAATGACCACGGTGCGGTTATGGCAGGCATGGATTTTCGCGGGGTCATAGCCGTCGCGTTTCAAGGCGCGGATGACGCCATCCAACTGCCAGGGGGTGGTGGAACTGCCGGGGAAAAAGAAATGCCAGCTGATGTTTATTTTCAGGGCTGTGGCGGCGGTTTTCGGCAGAACCGCCTGATAACCGGCCAGATTCATCAGGCGGTGGTAATCCCGCAGGATTGTGGCCGGCGAGGTTTTCAGGACGGCCACAATGGATTTGCGCGGGTTCATGCCGACTGCTCCTCGGCGTTCGGATCAAGCGGTATTATTTCGGAGGCATGGGGGGTTGCGCCGGCTGATTCCGGGATTGTCAGGTTTAACCCCGTTTCGCCGTCAAAAATATGGGCCTGATCCATTTTCGGGCAGACTTCGGTTTGCGTCGTAA encodes:
- a CDS encoding DUF362 domain-containing protein produces the protein MNPRKSIVAVLKTSPATILRDYHRLMNLAGYQAVLPKTAATALKINISWHFFFPGSSTTPWQLDGVIRALKRDGYDPAKIHACHNRTVVIDARLGERKNKQINVVQAHNLANTHLYDEGIEWINVRDAVGVLADKFLVLNRVYPDGFHIPKSFIGENIIHLPTVKTHVFTTTTGAMKNAFGGLLNEKRHWTHPVIHETLVDLLMIQQKIHSGIFAVMDGAFAGDGPGPRCMTPLSKNIILASADQVAIDAVAAKLMGFDPLRDIKFIRLAHEKGLGCGNPADIEIRGDLEAARENWHFSGPFRKMTFASRMQHKIYWGPLKKPLEWSLKTFLAPWSYIASVLYHDFYWYPSHRKLLQTALQSDWGKLFHNWDQLALPPDDLAAEGWKDVGLKTDEIRPEYEPESKRHFLQAMKILGQCIREAPEFSTRRRKNPH